One Methylosarcina fibrata AML-C10 DNA segment encodes these proteins:
- the fliQ gene encoding flagellar biosynthesis protein FliQ translates to MTPEIIYRVSQDAMLVAIKLTAPILLPSLAVGLIIAMFQAATQINESTLTFVPKLIIIGAALLIIGPWMLQLFLDYFQGLIRDIPHLIG, encoded by the coding sequence ATGACGCCGGAAATCATCTACCGTGTCAGCCAGGACGCCATGTTGGTGGCGATTAAACTGACCGCTCCCATTTTACTGCCGTCTCTGGCGGTCGGCCTGATCATCGCGATGTTTCAGGCAGCGACCCAGATTAACGAATCGACGCTGACGTTCGTTCCCAAACTAATCATCATCGGAGCGGCTTTATTGATTATCGGACCCTGGATGCTGCAACTGTTCCTCGATTATTTTCAGGGTCTGATCAGAGACATTCCTCATTTGATCGGATAA
- a CDS encoding phytochelatin synthase family protein, translating into MLYRYRKLAALFHAILLLGACSSSPATNPAESPSSHSLASGNIQPWIALNSAEGERLLFDSRARTDYIPLSIHFETQQNLAYCGVASMAMVLNALEIPAPKSATHGRYTLFTQNNLFNEKTERIVSTKLVERQGMTLAELGKLLASYSLRAKIIFSGDSGPEQFRKLAVDNLKQPGNFVLVNYLRKAIGQETGGHISPLAAYHEGTDRFLILDVSRYKYPPAWVTTEQLWRAMNTVDQASGKTRGFVLVSRPLEPESAVPP; encoded by the coding sequence ATGCTTTATCGGTATCGGAAATTGGCGGCCCTGTTTCATGCCATTCTGCTTCTTGGCGCCTGTTCGTCGAGCCCGGCGACGAATCCGGCTGAATCGCCCTCTTCTCATTCTTTAGCCTCGGGCAATATTCAGCCGTGGATTGCCCTGAATTCGGCCGAAGGCGAGCGGCTCTTGTTCGACAGCCGCGCCCGAACCGATTACATTCCGTTGAGCATTCATTTCGAAACCCAGCAAAATCTTGCCTATTGCGGCGTGGCCAGTATGGCGATGGTGTTGAACGCCCTGGAAATTCCCGCGCCGAAATCGGCCACGCACGGCCGCTACACTCTGTTCACCCAAAACAATCTATTCAATGAAAAAACCGAGCGCATCGTCAGCACCAAACTTGTCGAGCGGCAGGGCATGACGTTGGCGGAACTGGGCAAGTTGTTGGCCAGCTATTCTCTCCGGGCAAAAATCATTTTCAGCGGCGACAGCGGCCCGGAACAATTCCGCAAGCTGGCGGTGGACAATTTAAAGCAGCCCGGAAACTTCGTGCTGGTCAATTATCTGCGCAAGGCCATCGGCCAGGAAACCGGCGGCCACATTTCTCCTCTGGCCGCCTATCATGAAGGCACCGACCGGTTTTTGATTCTGGACGTGTCCCGCTATAAATACCCGCCGGCCTGGGTCACGACCGAGCAGCTCTGGCGGGCCATGAACACCGTCGATCAAGCTTCGGGAAAGACGCGCGGCTTTGTGCTGGTTTCCCGTCCGCTGGAACCGGAGAGCGCAGTCCCGCCGTGA
- the fliO gene encoding flagellar biosynthetic protein FliO, with the protein MSAKVAVSCVLFLWMPAGWALAAADNSRQTAGTVAAGDVAGWILGLMIVLAVFFLCVWGMRKLTGLNPNNAEKMRVVGGLSLGMREKILLVQAGRKQLILGVTPGRIQTLLVLEGDDCLSHEEKGKGPVKSGFALKLVEAIKARSDA; encoded by the coding sequence ATGTCTGCCAAAGTTGCCGTATCCTGCGTTTTATTTCTATGGATGCCTGCCGGCTGGGCCCTGGCGGCCGCGGACAATTCAAGACAGACGGCCGGAACCGTGGCGGCCGGAGACGTTGCCGGGTGGATTCTGGGCCTGATGATTGTGCTGGCCGTTTTTTTTCTTTGCGTTTGGGGAATGCGAAAGCTTACCGGGCTCAACCCGAACAATGCCGAAAAAATGCGTGTGGTGGGCGGACTCTCCTTGGGCATGCGGGAAAAAATCCTCCTGGTGCAAGCCGGCAGGAAGCAACTGATTCTCGGAGTGACGCCCGGCCGAATTCAAACTTTGCTCGTACTGGAAGGCGATGACTGCCTGAGCCATGAAGAAAAGGGGAAAGGGCCGGTAAAATCCGGCTTTGCCTTGAAACTGGTGGAGGCGATCAAGGCGCGTTCCGATGCGTAG
- the fliN gene encoding flagellar motor switch protein FliN, with protein MSKEAVETDDLTTSAFEEISHGPIEGQKTSGASSDELNLDVILDVPVTLSMEFGRTQISIRNLLKLNQGSVVELDRLAGEPLDILVNGTLVAHGEVVVVNDKFGIRVTDIVSLSERVRRLA; from the coding sequence ATGAGTAAAGAAGCCGTTGAAACCGATGATTTAACAACGTCCGCTTTTGAGGAAATAAGTCATGGCCCGATTGAAGGCCAGAAAACATCCGGAGCTTCTTCGGACGAGCTCAATCTTGACGTTATCCTGGATGTTCCGGTGACCCTTTCCATGGAGTTTGGCCGGACTCAAATCAGCATCAGAAATCTTTTGAAGTTAAATCAAGGTTCTGTAGTTGAGCTTGACCGCCTGGCGGGCGAACCGCTGGATATTTTGGTGAACGGCACTCTGGTTGCTCACGGCGAGGTGGTGGTAGTCAATGACAAATTCGGTATCCGGGTGACGGACATCGTCAGTTTATCGGAACGAGTCAGAAGATTAGCCTGA
- the fliS gene encoding flagellar export chaperone FliS has translation MNKTAQRRANTYKSVGIETGVLTASPHQLIAMLFDGALQAVAAASLQMKAGNISGKGESISRAINIIDSGLRASLDKKLGGEIAENLDALYDYLCRRLLLANMKNNPEMLEEAHRLLSGLKSGWDHIGTLQAAVKETSAAVINFKV, from the coding sequence ATGAATAAAACAGCACAACGCAGAGCCAACACGTATAAGTCAGTAGGGATCGAAACCGGCGTGCTGACAGCCAGTCCTCATCAACTGATCGCCATGCTATTCGACGGAGCCTTACAGGCAGTCGCCGCGGCTTCTTTACAAATGAAGGCGGGCAATATTTCCGGCAAGGGAGAATCCATTTCCAGAGCCATCAATATTATCGACAGCGGTCTTCGTGCCAGCCTGGACAAAAAACTCGGCGGCGAAATTGCCGAGAATCTCGATGCTCTTTATGACTATCTGTGCCGCCGGCTTCTGCTCGCCAACATGAAAAACAATCCGGAGATGCTGGAAGAAGCGCATAGACTGCTATCGGGCTTGAAAAGCGGTTGGGATCATATCGGGACTCTTCAGGCGGCAGTCAAGGAAACCTCCGCGGCCGTTATAAATTTTAAGGTATGA
- a CDS encoding flagellar protein FlaG: MSISSINTHAALVNNRTATTVDQAAQTRFEKSPAKAVNADDLSEGKSPITDVADAVKLLNDFVETQSQGIQFSLDDGSGKIVVKIVDVETNAVLRQIPSAEALSIARSLDKLQGLLIREKA; this comes from the coding sequence ATGTCCATTTCATCAATCAATACTCATGCGGCGTTAGTCAATAATAGAACTGCAACAACGGTTGATCAGGCAGCTCAGACGCGCTTCGAAAAATCTCCTGCAAAAGCTGTGAATGCCGATGATCTATCGGAAGGGAAGTCGCCGATTACCGACGTAGCGGATGCGGTAAAGCTGCTCAACGACTTTGTCGAAACACAGTCGCAGGGCATTCAGTTTTCGCTGGACGACGGCAGCGGCAAAATTGTAGTCAAAATCGTCGACGTCGAAACGAATGCCGTGCTGCGCCAGATTCCCAGCGCCGAAGCGCTTTCGATTGCGCGGTCTCTGGATAAATTGCAGGGATTGCTGATTCGCGAAAAAGCGTGA
- the recD gene encoding exodeoxyribonuclease V subunit alpha: MPDRELSINRLSIALARFLSGRSKLAAADKPAFERLVQTVSEELNNGHNCMLVSDEDKALLMASGLAAIADGQNTALPLVVDRNRLYLYRYWFYENRLAERIRNMLGESRPVNGLNDLLDIYFGRQNEQIDWQREAARTAVSRSFTIITGGPGTGKTTTVVKILALLQTVAAHPLQIALAGPTGKAAMRLKESISFYKSRLPCSEEIKQRIPESVTTLHRLLGAKPLSPYFRYHAEHPLVYDVIVVDEASMIDLALMSKLLDALKPSARLILLGDKDQLASVESGAVLADLTQALPEHTVELKLTHRFDENIKKLASLVNLQLDEEAWRLVQAGNEAVSLLAGDPVKYIADRQSDYLRLIAAGAPFEEVSQARARFQVLCANREGRLGVTDVNDRVEQLLSRKRSIRLTGSWYSGRPVIITQNNPALHLYNGDTGICMADKDQGGKLMVFFQSADGAVRKYLPSRITHCQTVFAMTIHKSQGSEFEEVLIVLPAEINPVLTKELVYTAITRAKKTVKVLSGESVFRTAVKQRVNRITGLIDALSAGDRHHGGTALSGSSGRETSTKPRVFPEA; encoded by the coding sequence ATGCCGGACCGAGAGCTTTCCATCAACCGCCTGAGCATTGCCCTGGCCCGTTTTTTGAGCGGCCGGTCGAAGCTCGCGGCTGCCGACAAACCGGCGTTCGAAAGGCTGGTGCAAACCGTGTCGGAAGAACTCAACAACGGCCACAATTGCATGCTCGTCAGCGATGAAGACAAGGCACTGTTAATGGCGTCGGGACTGGCGGCCATCGCCGACGGACAGAACACAGCCTTGCCGCTGGTCGTAGATCGAAACCGATTGTATTTATACCGCTACTGGTTTTATGAGAACCGGCTGGCGGAAAGAATCCGAAACATGCTTGGCGAAAGTCGTCCGGTCAACGGGTTGAACGATCTTCTGGACATTTATTTCGGCAGACAAAATGAGCAGATCGACTGGCAGCGTGAAGCGGCCAGAACCGCCGTCAGCCGTTCCTTCACCATCATCACCGGCGGACCCGGAACAGGCAAAACCACGACCGTAGTCAAGATTCTCGCTTTGTTGCAGACCGTGGCCGCTCATCCTCTGCAGATCGCCCTTGCAGGACCGACCGGAAAAGCGGCGATGCGTCTGAAAGAGTCGATTTCCTTTTACAAGTCCAGATTGCCGTGTTCTGAGGAGATCAAACAACGCATTCCGGAATCCGTCACTACCTTGCATCGTTTGCTCGGAGCCAAGCCGCTGTCTCCCTATTTTCGCTACCATGCCGAGCATCCGCTCGTATACGACGTGATTGTGGTGGACGAAGCCTCGATGATCGATCTGGCCTTGATGAGCAAATTGCTCGATGCCTTGAAGCCGTCGGCCCGGTTGATATTGCTGGGAGACAAGGACCAGTTGGCCTCGGTCGAATCGGGTGCCGTTCTGGCGGATTTGACTCAGGCCTTGCCCGAACATACGGTGGAGCTTAAATTAACGCACCGGTTCGATGAAAACATAAAAAAGCTGGCCTCGCTGGTCAACCTCCAACTCGATGAGGAAGCCTGGCGCCTGGTGCAAGCAGGAAACGAGGCGGTTTCCCTTCTGGCGGGAGATCCCGTGAAATACATTGCCGACCGGCAATCGGATTATTTACGCTTGATTGCGGCAGGCGCTCCATTCGAAGAAGTCAGCCAGGCCCGCGCCCGTTTTCAGGTGCTGTGCGCGAACAGGGAAGGCAGGCTCGGCGTGACCGACGTCAATGATCGGGTGGAACAGTTATTGTCCCGGAAAAGGTCGATCCGTTTAACCGGCTCCTGGTATTCGGGCCGTCCGGTCATCATTACGCAGAACAATCCGGCGCTGCACCTTTATAACGGCGATACCGGAATCTGCATGGCCGACAAGGACCAGGGCGGGAAGCTGATGGTATTCTTTCAGAGCGCCGACGGCGCCGTCAGAAAGTATTTGCCGAGCCGTATTACTCACTGTCAGACCGTGTTTGCGATGACCATTCACAAAAGCCAGGGATCGGAGTTCGAAGAAGTCCTGATCGTGCTTCCCGCGGAAATCAATCCGGTGTTGACCAAGGAACTGGTTTATACGGCCATTACCCGGGCTAAAAAAACGGTTAAAGTGTTGAGCGGCGAGAGCGTTTTCAGAACGGCGGTAAAGCAAAGAGTGAACAGGATAACGGGCCTGATCGATGCGTTATCGGCGGGTGACCGGCATCACGGCGGGACTGCGCTCTCCGGTTCCAGCGGACGGGAAACCAGCACAAAGCCGCGCGTCTTTCCCGAAGCTTGA
- a CDS encoding flagellar basal body-associated FliL family protein, which yields MAELDEKAGKDKKSGKKWFIIAAVVILLAGGAGAAFYFLKHDSAKAEKVAHSEEEEAAPEELYYEMNKPLTVNFPDNSSIQLAQISVSLLVAGEESVEAVKKHEPMIRNNLLMMLAAQNADNLITREEKEKLRAAMLQEVTTVLKKMTGKSQVKELFFTSFVMQ from the coding sequence ATGGCAGAACTTGATGAAAAGGCCGGAAAAGACAAAAAGTCGGGAAAAAAGTGGTTTATCATTGCCGCCGTCGTGATTTTGCTGGCGGGAGGCGCAGGAGCCGCTTTTTATTTTTTGAAACACGATTCAGCCAAAGCTGAAAAGGTAGCGCATTCGGAAGAAGAGGAAGCCGCTCCGGAAGAGCTCTATTACGAGATGAATAAACCTCTCACGGTCAATTTCCCCGACAATTCTTCGATTCAGCTTGCTCAAATTTCGGTTTCTCTGCTGGTGGCCGGTGAAGAATCCGTGGAAGCGGTAAAAAAACACGAACCGATGATACGCAACAATTTATTAATGATGCTGGCTGCCCAGAACGCGGATAATTTAATCACTCGGGAAGAAAAAGAAAAACTCCGTGCGGCCATGTTGCAGGAAGTGACGACAGTTTTGAAGAAAATGACAGGGAAAAGTCAGGTTAAAGAATTATTTTTTACTTCATTTGTAATGCAATAA
- a CDS encoding flagellin N-terminal helical domain-containing protein, whose protein sequence is MASTINTNIPSLNAQRNLGATQMSLNTSIQRLSSGLRINSAKDDAAGLAISERMNAQIKGMNVAIRNANDGISLAQTAEGALGKIGDNLQRMRELAVQAANDTNSTTDRTSLDDEYKELALENERIVQSTRFNGQTLLDGVGGSSGAFVFQVGAGTGTENQITITTTDIVAEMDAGATGTTVGSSATLGSDGDSARTAMDDIDLAIDAVNAKRSVYGATQNRFDSVIGSLQIAAENQSASRSRIMDTDFAVETANMTRAQILQQAGTAMLAQANSLPNSVLTLLRGG, encoded by the coding sequence ATGGCTTCAACAATAAACACCAACATACCTTCCTTGAATGCCCAACGTAACTTGGGCGCTACGCAGATGTCTCTGAATACTTCCATTCAACGGTTGTCGTCAGGCTTACGTATCAATAGCGCCAAGGACGACGCGGCTGGTTTGGCAATTTCAGAGCGCATGAATGCGCAGATCAAGGGTATGAACGTTGCGATTCGCAACGCGAACGACGGGATCTCTCTGGCGCAAACGGCCGAAGGCGCGCTGGGCAAGATAGGCGATAATTTGCAACGGATGCGCGAATTGGCCGTTCAGGCGGCAAACGACACCAACAGCACCACCGACCGTACTTCATTGGATGACGAATACAAGGAGTTGGCTCTGGAAAACGAGCGCATTGTGCAAAGCACCCGATTCAACGGACAAACCTTGTTGGACGGTGTAGGCGGATCGTCAGGCGCTTTCGTTTTCCAGGTTGGGGCGGGGACCGGCACGGAGAATCAAATCACCATTACTACAACCGATATTGTTGCAGAAATGGACGCCGGCGCCACCGGCACAACGGTGGGATCTTCCGCTACGCTAGGCTCGGATGGCGATTCTGCCCGTACCGCGATGGATGACATCGATCTCGCGATCGATGCGGTAAACGCTAAGCGTTCGGTTTATGGCGCTACTCAGAACCGGTTTGATTCAGTTATCGGGAGCCTCCAGATTGCCGCCGAGAACCAGTCTGCATCGCGCAGCCGGATTATGGATACCGATTTCGCGGTTGAAACCGCCAACATGACGCGGGCGCAAATCCTGCAACAGGCCGGCACGGCGATGCTGGCGCAGGCAAACTCGTTGCCGAACAGCGTCTTGACTCTGTTAAGAGGCGGATAA
- a CDS encoding flagellar protein FliT gives MDATGPFELYRRLADTVSRQRAAALDGDWVALAALESECGRIIDALKKNDPGADLTVPEQKELQIILRKMVEDQQEIRKIAEEGRSQLAAQIKSIKTEQKLMQTYGLF, from the coding sequence ATGGATGCAACCGGCCCATTCGAATTGTATCGTCGGCTTGCCGATACCGTTTCCAGGCAAAGAGCCGCAGCCCTCGACGGTGACTGGGTTGCTCTGGCGGCGTTGGAGTCCGAGTGTGGGCGGATAATCGACGCCCTTAAAAAAAATGATCCGGGCGCAGACTTAACGGTCCCGGAACAGAAAGAGTTGCAGATCATTTTGCGTAAGATGGTCGAAGATCAGCAGGAAATCCGGAAAATTGCCGAAGAAGGGCGCAGCCAGCTTGCTGCCCAGATCAAAAGTATCAAAACCGAACAAAAACTGATGCAGACGTATGGTCTGTTTTAA
- the fliP gene encoding flagellar type III secretion system pore protein FliP (The bacterial flagellar biogenesis protein FliP forms a type III secretion system (T3SS)-type pore required for flagellar assembly.): MRSSVLFSLFGIVTVLLIGQTPAFAGAGIDAVNVTTNSQGGQTYSVTLQILALMTLLTLLPALLLTMTSFTRIMIVLSLLRQALGTGQAPSNQVLLGLSLFLTIFIMMPVFEKVNSEAVQPYLEEKIDAGAALTKASEPFRQFMLKQTREADLELFVRISGHSEVETKEDVPFSILLSAYVTSELKTAFQIGFLIFLPFLIIDLVVASVLMSMGMMMLSPMIVSLPFKIMLFVLADGWSLIMEMLAASFYVG, from the coding sequence ATGCGTAGCTCCGTGTTGTTCTCTCTTTTCGGCATCGTGACCGTCTTGTTGATCGGCCAGACGCCGGCTTTTGCTGGGGCGGGCATCGACGCGGTCAATGTGACCACGAACAGCCAGGGCGGTCAAACTTACAGCGTCACCCTCCAGATTCTTGCGTTGATGACATTGTTGACGCTGTTGCCTGCGTTGTTGCTGACCATGACGTCGTTTACCCGCATCATGATCGTATTGAGTTTGCTCCGCCAGGCTCTGGGCACCGGCCAGGCGCCGAGCAATCAGGTCTTGTTGGGATTGTCCCTGTTCTTGACGATCTTCATCATGATGCCGGTCTTCGAGAAGGTCAATAGCGAAGCCGTGCAGCCTTATCTCGAAGAAAAAATCGACGCGGGAGCCGCCTTAACGAAAGCTTCCGAACCGTTCAGACAGTTCATGCTGAAGCAAACTCGGGAAGCCGATCTGGAATTGTTCGTCAGAATATCCGGACACAGCGAAGTAGAGACTAAAGAGGACGTGCCTTTTTCAATACTGCTGTCCGCTTACGTCACGAGCGAACTGAAAACGGCGTTTCAGATAGGCTTTCTGATTTTCCTGCCGTTTCTGATCATCGACCTGGTGGTCGCCAGTGTCCTCATGTCCATGGGCATGATGATGCTGTCGCCGATGATTGTTTCTTTGCCGTTCAAGATCATGTTGTTCGTTCTGGCCGACGGCTGGTCGTTGATCATGGAAATGCTGGCGGCGAGTTTCTACGTCGGCTGA
- a CDS encoding flagellar basal body-associated FliL family protein, with product MTYTSLNNDECFEESAVRLAVLLLSILFIPFLVHANEGKPESDMEYLEITPKFTVNLAEPRKYLLVNVQLLMEGQETIEKTKKNLPAIKNELIMVFSGRSAESLHTAEQREALRQETVLAIRKILDKYENSDGFRDVLFTEFLINY from the coding sequence ATGACCTATACTTCGTTGAACAATGACGAATGTTTCGAGGAGTCCGCTGTGCGTTTAGCCGTTTTGTTATTAAGCATTCTGTTTATTCCTTTCCTCGTTCATGCAAACGAAGGAAAGCCGGAATCGGATATGGAATATCTGGAAATCACCCCTAAATTTACCGTCAACCTCGCGGAGCCCAGAAAATATTTACTGGTAAACGTGCAGCTATTGATGGAAGGCCAGGAAACCATAGAGAAAACGAAGAAAAACCTGCCGGCCATCAAGAACGAATTGATCATGGTATTCAGCGGCCGATCTGCCGAGTCGCTCCATACGGCGGAGCAGCGGGAGGCTTTACGCCAGGAAACGGTGTTGGCCATTCGCAAGATATTGGATAAATACGAAAACAGTGACGGTTTCCGCGATGTTTTATTTACCGAGTTTTTGATAAATTATTAA
- the fliD gene encoding flagellar filament capping protein FliD: MTISAAGIGSGLDINGLVSQLMMAESKPLDLLKAQEKQFNTKLSAYGTLKSAISTFQTAMRTLTGSNGLSAQTVTSSNAGVLSATANGTAAAGFFTIEVTQLAQRQKLTSAGVADATASLGSGSLNIKVGANAEVVVTPTDYSLQGIRDAINESDAGITATIINDGTANGNHLVITSKDSGAANTVKITATDASLSQFDYDPASPVLYDANTPPAGMSQLQAAQDANLTVDGIPITKPSNTITDAIQGVSLNLTQVSGGTPVTITVGQDTETVKTSIDNFVKAFNDLKQTISNMTAYDPTTKTGGPLVGDAGARSVLNQIRGVLTGSVADAGSLSLLSDIGVSFQKDGTLSLDNSKLQKAIDGNFPDVAKLFTSTNGFATQLNSLTGDMLATDGLITSRTDGLNNSIQNLKKREDNMQARLDSIEERYRAQFIALDQALSSMQNTSAYLTQQLSALAKLSE, encoded by the coding sequence ATGACTATTAGCGCAGCAGGCATCGGTTCAGGGCTCGACATCAACGGTCTTGTTTCTCAATTAATGATGGCCGAGAGCAAGCCCCTGGACTTACTCAAGGCCCAGGAAAAGCAATTCAACACCAAACTTTCCGCCTACGGTACCCTTAAAAGCGCGATATCGACCTTTCAAACGGCCATGAGAACTCTAACCGGCAGTAACGGTTTGAGCGCCCAGACGGTTACCAGCAGTAACGCCGGAGTATTGAGTGCGACCGCAAACGGCACCGCGGCGGCGGGCTTTTTTACGATCGAAGTTACGCAATTGGCGCAACGGCAAAAGTTGACTTCGGCCGGAGTGGCCGATGCGACCGCTTCCCTGGGCAGCGGTTCGCTCAACATCAAAGTGGGGGCCAATGCGGAGGTCGTTGTGACTCCGACGGATTATTCTCTTCAGGGCATCCGCGACGCCATCAACGAAAGCGATGCCGGAATAACTGCAACCATTATTAACGACGGTACGGCCAACGGCAATCATCTGGTCATTACTTCCAAAGATTCGGGAGCTGCCAATACCGTTAAAATCACCGCTACCGATGCCAGTCTCTCTCAATTCGATTACGATCCGGCGTCGCCAGTCCTTTACGACGCCAACACGCCGCCTGCCGGAATGAGTCAATTGCAGGCAGCGCAGGATGCCAACCTGACCGTGGACGGCATTCCCATAACGAAACCGTCCAATACGATCACCGATGCGATTCAGGGCGTGAGTCTCAATCTGACTCAGGTCAGCGGCGGTACTCCGGTGACCATCACGGTGGGGCAAGATACGGAGACGGTAAAGACTTCGATCGACAATTTCGTCAAGGCCTTTAACGATTTAAAACAAACGATCAGCAACATGACCGCCTACGATCCGACGACCAAAACGGGCGGGCCATTGGTCGGAGATGCGGGAGCACGCTCGGTTCTTAATCAGATTCGCGGCGTACTTACCGGATCGGTCGCCGACGCCGGCAGCCTGAGCCTGCTTTCCGACATCGGCGTGTCTTTTCAGAAAGACGGCACTCTGTCCCTCGACAACAGTAAATTGCAGAAAGCGATTGACGGAAATTTTCCGGATGTGGCCAAACTATTCACCTCCACGAATGGGTTTGCCACCCAACTCAATTCGCTGACCGGCGACATGCTGGCGACCGACGGATTGATCACATCCCGTACCGACGGGCTGAATAACAGCATTCAGAATCTCAAGAAACGGGAGGACAACATGCAGGCCCGTCTTGATTCAATAGAAGAACGCTACCGCGCGCAATTCATCGCGCTCGATCAAGCGCTTAGCAGTATGCAAAACACGAGCGCTTACTTGACCCAGCAACTTTCGGCTTTGGCCAAGCTTTCTGAATAA
- the fliM gene encoding flagellar motor switch protein FliM: protein MSAADLLSQEEIEALLNSVDDGDFEPAAETVDDTFPEQDGVKNYDFSNQERVILRRHIRTLEMINDRFSNSFRASLFKLLHRSPEIYVSGIQIQKFSDYMDRLRAPTNLNIVRISPLRGRALIVMDPLFVFTVVDNFFGGNGQFEANPQGREFTKTEMRVIRKILDMIFKGLENAWEPVMEIRFEYLSSETNPNYAAIIGVEDYVMISTVNIVLEGGGGDINILMPYAMVEPIKGLLDSFDNDNTESDVQWRTALRNEVMEAKLNLNTFLVEKSLSISEVLRLKKGDIIPFDMPKTLSLKAEGVSVFTGRPCTSEGYYAVQIIDKIPRAEST, encoded by the coding sequence ATGAGCGCGGCAGATTTGCTCTCACAGGAAGAAATTGAAGCGCTTCTTAACAGTGTCGATGATGGAGATTTTGAGCCTGCGGCCGAAACCGTAGACGATACGTTTCCTGAGCAGGACGGCGTTAAAAATTATGACTTCAGCAACCAGGAAAGAGTCATTCTGCGCCGACATATTCGAACGCTGGAAATGATCAACGACCGGTTCTCCAATTCATTCCGTGCTTCGCTCTTTAAATTACTGCATCGTTCCCCGGAAATTTACGTATCGGGCATTCAGATTCAAAAATTCTCGGACTATATGGATCGGCTGCGCGCTCCGACCAATTTGAATATCGTCCGGATTTCTCCGCTGCGAGGTCGGGCGTTGATCGTCATGGACCCTCTTTTTGTATTTACCGTGGTGGATAACTTCTTCGGAGGCAATGGGCAGTTTGAGGCCAATCCGCAAGGCCGGGAGTTTACCAAGACCGAAATGCGGGTGATCCGAAAGATCCTCGACATGATCTTTAAAGGGCTGGAAAATGCCTGGGAACCGGTCATGGAAATCCGTTTTGAATACTTGAGCTCGGAGACCAACCCGAATTATGCCGCCATCATCGGCGTCGAGGATTATGTGATGATCTCGACGGTCAATATCGTACTGGAAGGCGGCGGAGGCGACATCAACATTCTAATGCCTTATGCAATGGTAGAGCCGATCAAAGGTTTACTGGACAGTTTCGACAACGACAACACGGAATCGGACGTGCAGTGGAGAACGGCGTTGCGCAACGAAGTCATGGAGGCCAAATTGAACTTGAATACTTTTCTGGTGGAAAAAAGCCTCTCCATCAGCGAAGTTCTACGCTTGAAAAAAGGCGACATCATCCCTTTCGACATGCCGAAGACTTTGTCGCTCAAGGCGGAAGGCGTTTCCGTGTTTACCGGAAGGCCTTGCACTTCGGAAGGTTATTATGCCGTGCAAATCATTGACAAGATCCCGAGAGCCGAATCAACCTGA